One genomic region from Oncorhynchus gorbuscha isolate QuinsamMale2020 ecotype Even-year linkage group LG13, OgorEven_v1.0, whole genome shotgun sequence encodes:
- the LOC123994206 gene encoding sialoadhesin-like produces the protein MTLTGRTLFGLFLFIPGLLSVNMMNFTCAKLTICALQGQTVKVRCLHQTTTKSKYQHLYWFKKKQMWKWRNKSIPEDLSTDPEYKGRLTFGGRSFLEIRDIRKSDEGVYRFRFKAESSGWINSVPGIKLIVTSLQIKKDSVTNGQGVKLTCTTNCTLSDDPTYIWYKNAKMVPYTNTFSLSLNSFNSRYTGSYSCAIKGYEDLRAPAVCLQRNCLDVSYTPKTICGFPGSYVDLPCTYTFPRGLDISETLWVNSTDLRMEPEDLTRHPEYVGRVEYRGNGSDCTLRITDLRKSDSSKYRFLLKTQGTYFNSPAVSLSVTDLYVHVYPDVVDQGASVSIWCHTQCGLPQGFGGFILYKDGQRITSPNGEKGYITIHTVSSEDAGSYSCALIGQEKLPSLEATLTVTEGPVSVLFFVLVVVVLLTVAALLVFTFSTLKRRNVGGHDIRMNVQTVNNDGAHLDVSRRESSPNYENVEHIYADPDEFDDTYTALRRGHWHSVYDIIQRRESPQNLD, from the coding sequence ATGACACTGACAGGAAGAACTCTTTTTGGACTGTTTCTCTTCATACCAGGTCTTCTGTCTGTGAACATGATGAATTTCACCTGTGCAAAGTTGACTATCTGTGCATTACAGGGACAAACTGTGAAAGTAAGATGCCTCCATCAAACAACTACCAAAAGTAAATACCAACACCTCtactggtttaaaaaaaaacagatgtGGAAATGGAGGAACAAGAGTATACCTGAGGACCTCTCCACAGACCCAGAATATAAAGGTCGTTTGACGTTTGGTGGCAGATCTTTCCTTGAAATAAGAGATATTAGAAAGAGTGATGAGGGTGTCTACCGCTTTAGATTTAAGGCAGAGTCCTCTGGATGGATAAATAGTGTACCTGGAATCAAGTTGATTGTCACAAGTCTGCAGATAAAGAAGGATTCTGTGACAAATGGACAGGGGGTGAAACTGACCTGTACCACTAACTGCACTCTGAGTGACGACCCCACCTACATCTGGTACAAGAACGCTAAAATGGTTCCATACACCAACACCTTCAGCCTGTCCCTCAACTCATTCAATAGCAGGTATACAGGCAGCTACTCCTGTGCTATAAAGGGCTATGAGGATCTCCGTGCTCCTGCAGTGTGTCTACAAAGAAACTGTTTGGATGTGAGTTACACCCCCAAGACAATCTGTGGCTTCCCTGGGTCATATGTAGACCTACCTTGCACTTACACATTCCCCAGAGGTCTCGATATCTCAGAGACACTTTGGGTGAATAGTACAGACCTCAGAATGGAGCCTGAAGATCTGACTCGGCACCCGGAGTATGTGGGTCGTGTGGAATATCGTGGCAACGGTAGTGACTGCACCCTGAGAATCACAGATTTGAGAAAGAGCGACTCGTCCAAGTACAGGTTCCTGTTAAAAACGCAAGGGACTTACTTCAATTCGCCAGCGGTCTCCCTGTCTGTCACAGACTTATATGTGCATGTATATCCTGACGTCGTGGACCAAGGAGCCTCTGTGTCGATCTGGTGTCATACCCAGTGTGGTCTTCCGCAAGGCTTTGGGGGCTTCATCTTGTACAAAGACGGACAACGCATAACCAGCCCAAATGGTGAAAAAGGTTACATAACAATCCACACAGTCAGCAGTGAGGATGCAGGTAGCTACTCCTGTGCACTGATTGGTCAGGAGAAGTTACCCTCCCTGGAAGCTACACTCACCGTCACTGAAggaccagtgtctgtgttattttttGTTCTGGTGGTGGTGGTTCTCCTGACTGTCGCAGCTCTTCTGGTCTTTACCTTTAGCACACTGAAAAGGAGAAACGTGGGAGGGCATGATATTAGAATGAACGTCCAAACTGTCAATAATGATGGCGCTCATCTAGATGTCAGTAGGAGGGAGAGCTCCCCCAACTATGAAAACGTTGAACATATCTATGCGGACCCAGATGAGTTTGATGACACGTACACAGCTCTTCGGCGGGGGCATTGGCACTCCGTGTATGACATCATCCAGAGGAGGGAGTCACCACAGAACCTGGACTAA